One window of the Pseudomonas sp. S04 genome contains the following:
- a CDS encoding DUF3142 domain-containing protein translates to MSSIYLLRRALLFSLALLGGCQQSTAPPLDQQLYIWQRQWTTAHAEALAQSRADFSTLRVLALQTYPQGGWRRAQIDGPLLQRDGRSLIAVVRLDGQLKHQDPVDTTAQILQMVADWQALGLTLAGVEIDHDAGTARLPAYREFLLGLRQALPASLKLSITALPAWLDSPELAALLAAVDSSVLQVHAVSRPELGLFDPVQAKQWAERWSRITRQPFYLALPAYGIALLPGEGGAPLVESEVPIERVGQRRELMADPQQLATLASQLRAEPPPHLAGLIWFRLPLKGDRRAWSLTTLGAVARGEQLRSRLALNLSSQQGLYDIVVRNDGNLDGTLPQRVTLAVSQCVAVDALNGYAVQQTPGQLSFSRLRDGRLPAGAERTLGWARCTQIDQGGSHVFP, encoded by the coding sequence ATGTCTTCGATTTATCTTCTGCGTCGTGCGCTGTTGTTCAGCCTCGCGCTCCTGGGCGGTTGCCAGCAGTCGACCGCGCCCCCCCTCGATCAGCAGCTCTACATCTGGCAGCGCCAATGGACCACCGCCCATGCCGAGGCGCTGGCGCAATCGCGTGCCGATTTTTCCACCCTGCGGGTCCTCGCCCTGCAGACTTATCCACAAGGCGGCTGGCGTCGCGCGCAGATCGATGGGCCGTTGTTGCAGCGTGACGGCCGGTCGCTGATTGCGGTGGTCCGCCTGGATGGCCAGCTCAAGCACCAGGACCCGGTCGATACCACGGCGCAGATCCTGCAAATGGTCGCCGATTGGCAGGCCTTGGGCTTGACGCTGGCAGGTGTGGAAATCGATCACGATGCCGGGACCGCGCGATTACCGGCCTATCGCGAGTTCCTGCTGGGTTTGCGCCAGGCCTTGCCCGCCTCCTTGAAGCTGAGCATCACGGCCTTGCCGGCCTGGCTCGACAGTCCCGAGCTGGCGGCCTTGCTGGCGGCGGTCGACAGCAGCGTCTTGCAAGTGCACGCGGTGAGCCGTCCGGAGCTTGGCCTGTTCGACCCGGTGCAAGCCAAGCAATGGGCTGAGCGCTGGAGCCGCATCACTCGGCAACCGTTTTACCTGGCATTGCCGGCCTATGGCATCGCCCTGCTGCCGGGAGAGGGCGGGGCGCCCCTGGTGGAGAGTGAAGTGCCGATCGAACGGGTCGGCCAGCGCCGCGAACTGATGGCCGACCCGCAACAACTGGCGACACTGGCCAGCCAGTTGCGTGCCGAGCCGCCGCCACACCTGGCCGGATTGATCTGGTTTCGCCTGCCGCTCAAGGGCGACCGGCGTGCCTGGAGCCTGACAACCCTGGGTGCCGTGGCGCGCGGCGAGCAACTGCGCAGCCGCCTGGCGTTGAACCTTTCCAGCCAGCAAGGTCTGTACGACATCGTGGTCAGAAATGACGGCAACCTCGACGGCACGTTGCCGCAACGGGTGACCCTGGCCGTCAGCCAATGCGTCGCCGTAGATGCGCTCAACGGCTATGCCGTACAGCAGACGCCTGGACAACTGAGTTTCAGCCGCCTCAGGGACGGCCGTTTGCCCGCCGGTGCCGAGCGCACCCTGGGTTGGGCACGCTGCACACAAATTGATCAAGGAGGTTCACATGTATTCCCGTAA
- a CDS encoding class I SAM-dependent methyltransferase — protein sequence MLSLLKKLAGGAVAPAAACPPAPAAPPAATPAPAPKVDPYMLGLRDAVLSGWFNQQTGELFTGFPVTAADTLLDVGCGDGGNVHFCATRGAHIIIADIDAAKVEATRLRLGDTIAASVECHVTDCAPLPIADQTATRVVSTEVIEHVDDPAQFLAELVRVGKPGALYLLSVPHPSSENLQKDIAAPEYFQKPNHIRIISEDQFKQMVSDAGLEVLSHSQYGFYWSLWMMLFWEAKVDLSSPDHPLLNHWAETWAAVLESPRGEQIKQALDGVVAKSQVIIARKPLAA from the coding sequence ATGCTGAGCCTGTTGAAGAAGCTGGCAGGGGGCGCTGTTGCCCCCGCTGCGGCCTGTCCCCCTGCGCCAGCCGCGCCCCCCGCGGCAACGCCTGCGCCGGCACCCAAGGTCGATCCCTACATGCTGGGCCTGCGCGATGCGGTGCTCAGTGGCTGGTTCAACCAGCAGACCGGCGAATTGTTCACCGGCTTTCCGGTAACGGCCGCCGACACGCTGCTGGACGTGGGGTGTGGTGACGGTGGCAACGTGCACTTCTGTGCTACCCGGGGGGCGCACATCATCATTGCCGACATCGACGCGGCCAAGGTCGAAGCCACTCGCCTGCGCCTGGGCGATACCATCGCGGCCAGCGTCGAGTGCCACGTCACCGACTGCGCGCCACTGCCGATTGCCGATCAGACGGCGACCCGGGTGGTGTCCACCGAGGTCATCGAACACGTCGACGACCCCGCGCAGTTTCTCGCCGAACTGGTGCGCGTCGGCAAGCCGGGCGCGCTCTATCTGCTGAGTGTCCCGCACCCCAGTTCGGAAAACCTGCAGAAAGACATCGCCGCCCCCGAGTACTTCCAGAAGCCTAACCACATCCGCATCATCAGCGAAGATCAGTTCAAGCAGATGGTCAGCGACGCCGGGCTGGAAGTGCTCAGCCACAGCCAGTACGGCTTTTACTGGTCGCTGTGGATGATGTTGTTCTGGGAAGCCAAGGTCGACCTGAGCAGTCCCGACCATCCGCTGCTCAACCACTGGGCCGAGACCTGGGCGGCGGTCCTGGAGTCGCCACGCGGCGAGCAGATCAAGCAGGCGCTGGATGGCGTAGTCGCAAAAAGTCAGGTGATCATTGCCCGCAAGCCATTGGCTGCGTAG
- a CDS encoding acyltransferase family protein — MSDKRIMDIELLRGIAVLGVLFHHLQDSLFTGQVPLLQAIHALGQPWWGVDLFFAISGFVIARSLIPALQGCSTRQECWEQTRNFWLRRAFRLLPSAWLWLALMLLACLFINRSGAFGTLAANLQATLAGVLQYANFRFADSFFHYEYGTSFVYWSLSLEEQFYLLFPLLILVCRKHLVWALLALVAVQLLTLRTPILMVLRTDALALGVLLAMWSAQPSYRRWQPTFLRRPWAGIAVLVAIAMLMSFLATDRFTFTSYRIGAIALLSAVLVWLASYNCDYLMPPGLFKRVMIWIGSRSYGIYLIHIPAYALVRELIFRLQAASLPSPAGHPIITILLAFGLIVLLSELNYRFIEMPMRNRGAALVKRLSASRAATPSPGVTSC, encoded by the coding sequence ATGAGTGACAAGCGGATCATGGACATCGAACTGTTGCGCGGCATTGCCGTGCTCGGGGTGCTGTTCCATCACCTGCAAGACAGCCTGTTCACCGGGCAGGTCCCGCTGTTGCAAGCCATCCATGCCCTGGGCCAGCCCTGGTGGGGCGTCGATCTGTTTTTCGCGATTTCCGGGTTTGTCATCGCGCGCAGCCTGATCCCCGCGCTGCAGGGCTGCAGTACGCGCCAGGAGTGCTGGGAGCAGACCCGCAATTTCTGGCTGCGGCGCGCCTTTCGACTCCTGCCGTCGGCCTGGTTGTGGCTAGCGCTGATGCTCCTGGCCTGCCTGTTCATCAACCGCTCAGGCGCCTTCGGCACCCTGGCCGCCAACCTGCAGGCGACGCTGGCCGGGGTGTTGCAGTACGCCAACTTCCGCTTCGCCGACAGCTTCTTCCACTATGAGTACGGCACCAGCTTCGTGTACTGGAGCCTGTCCCTGGAGGAGCAGTTCTACCTGTTGTTTCCGTTGTTGATCCTGGTCTGCCGCAAACATCTGGTGTGGGCCTTGCTGGCGCTGGTGGCGGTGCAACTGCTGACGTTGCGCACGCCGATCCTGATGGTGCTCCGCACCGACGCGCTGGCGTTGGGGGTGTTGCTGGCCATGTGGAGTGCACAACCTTCCTACCGCCGTTGGCAGCCGACCTTCTTGCGCCGGCCCTGGGCAGGTATCGCGGTGCTGGTGGCCATTGCCATGTTGATGAGCTTTCTGGCGACCGATCGTTTTACCTTCACCTCCTACCGCATCGGCGCCATCGCGCTGCTCAGTGCGGTGCTGGTCTGGCTGGCGTCCTACAACTGTGACTACCTGATGCCACCGGGGCTGTTCAAGCGGGTGATGATCTGGATCGGCAGTCGCTCCTATGGCATCTACCTGATCCATATCCCGGCCTATGCGCTGGTGCGCGAATTGATCTTTCGCTTGCAGGCGGCGTCTTTGCCGAGCCCGGCCGGCCACCCGATCATCACGATCTTGCTGGCGTTCGGCCTGATCGTGCTGTTGAGCGAGCTCAACTACCGGTTTATCGAAATGCCCATGCGTAATCGCGGCGCGGCGTTGGTCAAACGCTTGAGTGCGTCCCGAGCGGCCACCCCATCCCCAGGAGTCACCTCATGCTGA
- a CDS encoding class I SAM-dependent methyltransferase, with translation MIGRLLDWLRPAPVPVAEPVPAPVPVVSPRDCGFTDAVLDGWFLGGTGELLKGFAIGADDTLLDVGCGEGAATLFAVRQGAAVIFTDSEQDKVRELARQVDAMTQAPALGLVSNSLPLPLADGCASKVVCMEVLEHVDTPEQFMAELVRMGRPGAQYLLSVPAPVGEHLQRGIAPAAYFQAPNHVQIFSHERFAALVEDAGLIIEHRQATGFFWVMGMIFFWASERAAGRDMAGAVRDRIQAPYPPLMEGWARTWHDLLMQPDGLAIKQVLDQFMPKSQVIIARKPMVGEVTPGSAG, from the coding sequence ATGATCGGCCGCCTGCTCGACTGGCTGCGTCCTGCGCCCGTCCCGGTAGCGGAGCCAGTACCGGCCCCGGTCCCGGTGGTATCGCCGCGTGACTGTGGTTTCACCGATGCGGTACTCGACGGCTGGTTTCTCGGCGGTACTGGGGAATTGCTCAAGGGCTTTGCGATTGGCGCCGACGACACCCTGCTCGACGTCGGTTGTGGCGAGGGCGCGGCGACCTTGTTTGCAGTGCGCCAGGGCGCCGCGGTGATTTTTACCGACAGCGAACAGGACAAGGTCCGCGAACTGGCACGCCAGGTGGATGCCATGACCCAGGCCCCAGCCCTTGGCCTGGTCAGCAACAGCTTGCCGCTGCCGCTGGCGGACGGCTGTGCGAGCAAAGTGGTGTGCATGGAAGTGCTGGAGCACGTCGATACCCCCGAGCAGTTCATGGCCGAGCTGGTGCGCATGGGTCGTCCCGGTGCCCAGTACTTGCTCAGCGTGCCCGCGCCGGTGGGTGAGCACCTGCAACGAGGCATCGCACCTGCCGCCTATTTCCAGGCGCCGAACCATGTGCAGATCTTTTCCCATGAACGCTTTGCCGCCCTGGTCGAAGACGCCGGGCTGATCATTGAACACCGCCAGGCCACCGGCTTCTTCTGGGTCATGGGCATGATCTTCTTCTGGGCCAGCGAGCGTGCGGCGGGGCGGGATATGGCGGGCGCGGTGCGTGACCGGATCCAGGCGCCTTACCCGCCCCTGATGGAAGGCTGGGCCCGCACCTGGCATGACTTGCTGATGCAGCCCGACGGGTTGGCCATCAAGCAGGTGCTGGACCAGTTCATGCCCAAGAGCCAGGTGATCATCGCGCGCAAGCCCATGGTTGGTGAAGTAACGCCGGGGAGCGCGGGATGA
- a CDS encoding glycosyltransferase, translating into MLIIIHSETNKSNIEQNLGRPEYSYYFVLKEFRPVLERLGQVIEVSNPDELVDRLYFDCQSRGEDCVFLSFSPPHRTPIHYACPTIPVFAWEFSTIPTDTWQGEPRHDWRLVLDQVGAAITHSSFTVTAVRDAMGPDYPISAIPAPVWDRFAGRGRALGQQPLAEQVRLSLRGLLIDSRNLDLRPYGPVALREGQPVDFAAPAGEHELVLDGVIYTSVFNPYDGRKNWQDMLSAFCTTFRECADATLVLKLTHHDITDALNDMLHHLYKNQDYRCRIVLIHGFLADADYERLVQATSFVVNSSFGEGQCLPLMEFMSCGKPAVAPCNTAMADYIDGQNTFIVNSTDELTAWPHDPRAAYRTLRYVTNWDSLCSAYQASYQVVRHDAPRYARMSAHAVSRLQAFCSQAVTEQRLQAFLASVIAQAKPA; encoded by the coding sequence ATGCTGATCATCATTCATTCGGAAACCAACAAAAGTAACATCGAGCAGAATCTCGGCCGTCCCGAGTACAGCTACTACTTTGTGCTCAAGGAGTTCCGTCCGGTACTGGAGCGGCTGGGGCAGGTGATCGAGGTCAGCAACCCCGACGAACTGGTCGACCGCCTGTATTTCGACTGCCAAAGCCGTGGCGAAGACTGCGTGTTCCTGTCGTTCTCGCCGCCCCATCGCACACCGATCCACTACGCCTGTCCGACCATTCCGGTGTTTGCCTGGGAGTTCAGCACCATTCCCACCGACACCTGGCAGGGCGAACCCCGGCACGACTGGCGCCTGGTGCTGGATCAGGTCGGCGCCGCGATTACCCATTCCAGTTTTACCGTGACCGCGGTGCGTGATGCCATGGGCCCGGACTACCCGATCAGCGCGATTCCGGCGCCGGTCTGGGACCGTTTTGCCGGGCGCGGGCGCGCGCTCGGGCAGCAGCCGTTGGCCGAACAGGTCAGGCTCAGCCTGCGTGGCCTGCTGATCGACAGCCGCAACCTGGACCTGCGGCCGTATGGCCCGGTGGCGTTGCGTGAAGGCCAGCCGGTGGATTTCGCCGCGCCTGCCGGCGAGCACGAACTGGTGCTCGACGGGGTGATCTACACCTCGGTGTTCAACCCCTACGATGGGCGCAAGAACTGGCAGGACATGCTCAGCGCGTTCTGCACCACGTTCCGCGAGTGTGCCGATGCCACCCTGGTGCTCAAGCTCACGCACCACGACATCACCGACGCCTTGAACGACATGCTGCACCACCTCTACAAGAACCAGGACTACCGTTGCCGCATTGTGTTGATCCACGGCTTTCTCGCCGATGCGGACTATGAGCGCCTGGTGCAGGCCACCAGCTTTGTGGTCAACAGTTCATTCGGTGAAGGCCAGTGCCTGCCGCTGATGGAGTTCATGTCCTGCGGCAAACCGGCGGTCGCCCCGTGCAACACGGCGATGGCCGATTACATCGATGGGCAAAACACCTTCATCGTCAACTCGACCGACGAACTCACCGCCTGGCCCCATGACCCGCGTGCGGCCTACCGCACCCTGCGATACGTCACCAACTGGGATTCGCTGTGTTCGGCCTACCAGGCCAGCTATCAGGTGGTGCGTCACGATGCGCCACGCTATGCACGCATGTCGGCCCATGCCGTCAGTCGTCTGCAGGCGTTCTGCAGCCAAGCGGTTACCGAGCAGCGCTTGCAGGCGTTTCTGGCAAGCGTGATCGCCCAGGCGAAACCAGCATGA
- a CDS encoding glycosyltransferase → MNFILYSDVNERSISQSLGRPEYSYYFVLKAYRPVLESLGRVHMVDAISEVDPLFRRLAAEGEESLFLSFAPPHKTPTDLSCPTICVVAWEFDTIPTEHWDNDPRQDWSHTLAQHGRVITLSSHTAQAMRRALGEDFPVLVLPTPLWERFADIRQQSASQPVNPGTTLQTLGCIIDSRTLGLSADGLIAPIVAEAEPQPGPALEPGAVVPAPLLTWRRRLFITKHYLRQSLREAAGQPLRRQLVIFRHYLHQVYGEGFRDLLPQSLRARLRGERPAAEVSPPAPVVEVVERAHVPLEDSHPQAVFPDTDQVVEIQVEGVVYVSVFNPDDGRKNWHHVITAFCWAMRDVEDATLVLKMTQKDLSTYYVHMLTLLSQLSPFSCRVVVIHGYLDDQQFARLYGAASFYVNASRCEGLCLPLMEFMACGKPVIAPRHTAMLDYIDDRVAFIVDSSQEPTVWPQDSRILFRTVYQRPDWGSLKNAYLASYHMAKAQPERYQAMASAANERMRDYCNFPGVQQRLADFLRLQQPTNPVPESPVATAGAASC, encoded by the coding sequence ATGAATTTCATTCTTTACTCGGATGTGAACGAGCGCTCGATCAGCCAGAGCCTCGGCCGTCCTGAATACAGCTACTACTTTGTCCTCAAGGCTTATCGTCCGGTCCTTGAAAGCCTGGGTCGGGTCCATATGGTGGACGCGATCAGCGAAGTCGACCCACTTTTTCGACGCCTCGCCGCCGAGGGTGAAGAAAGCCTGTTCCTTTCGTTCGCACCGCCACACAAGACGCCTACCGACCTGAGCTGCCCGACGATTTGCGTGGTTGCCTGGGAGTTCGACACCATTCCCACCGAGCACTGGGACAACGACCCCCGGCAGGACTGGAGCCATACCCTGGCGCAGCATGGCCGGGTCATCACCTTGTCCAGCCATACGGCGCAGGCGATGCGTCGGGCCTTGGGCGAAGACTTCCCGGTGCTGGTGCTGCCGACCCCGCTCTGGGAACGGTTCGCCGATATTCGCCAACAGTCCGCGAGCCAGCCGGTCAACCCCGGCACCACCTTGCAGACCCTGGGCTGCATCATCGACAGCCGCACGTTGGGGCTTTCGGCGGACGGCCTGATCGCGCCGATCGTCGCTGAGGCTGAACCGCAACCTGGGCCCGCTCTTGAGCCTGGGGCGGTGGTCCCGGCGCCATTGCTGACCTGGCGTCGGCGTCTGTTTATCACCAAACATTACCTGCGCCAGAGTCTGCGCGAGGCTGCCGGCCAACCCTTGCGCCGGCAGTTGGTGATCTTTCGCCATTACCTGCACCAGGTCTACGGCGAAGGTTTTCGTGATTTGCTGCCGCAAAGCCTGCGAGCACGCCTGCGCGGCGAGCGACCTGCCGCCGAAGTATCGCCGCCTGCCCCGGTAGTGGAAGTGGTTGAAAGGGCGCATGTGCCCCTCGAGGATTCACACCCGCAAGCGGTGTTTCCCGACACCGATCAAGTGGTCGAAATTCAGGTCGAGGGGGTGGTGTACGTCAGCGTGTTCAACCCCGATGACGGACGCAAGAACTGGCACCACGTGATCACTGCATTCTGCTGGGCCATGCGCGATGTCGAAGACGCCACCCTGGTGTTGAAGATGACCCAGAAAGACCTGTCCACCTACTACGTGCACATGCTGACCCTGCTGTCGCAGTTGTCGCCCTTCAGTTGCCGGGTGGTGGTCATCCACGGCTACCTGGATGACCAGCAGTTTGCCCGGCTGTACGGCGCCGCCAGTTTTTATGTCAATGCCTCGCGCTGTGAAGGGCTGTGCCTGCCACTGATGGAATTCATGGCCTGTGGCAAGCCGGTGATCGCCCCTCGGCATACGGCGATGCTGGACTACATCGACGACCGCGTGGCCTTTATCGTCGACTCCAGCCAGGAGCCGACCGTGTGGCCGCAGGACAGCCGGATCCTGTTCCGCACCGTCTACCAGCGTCCCGATTGGGGATCGCTGAAAAATGCCTACCTGGCCAGTTATCACATGGCCAAGGCGCAGCCCGAGCGTTACCAGGCCATGGCCAGTGCGGCCAACGAGCGGATGCGCGACTACTGCAATTTCCCAGGGGTGCAGCAACGCCTGGCGGACTTCCTGCGACTGCAACAGCCAACCAACCCGGTGCCTGAGTCGCCGGTCGCGACCGCAGGGGCGGCCTCATGCTGA
- a CDS encoding GDP-mannose 4,6-dehydratase: protein MKKRLFVTGLNGFVGRHIQSRLNAVDSQWQLLPVAPAYDLREPKSLEGLWPELPDAVIHLAGQTFVPEAFRDPANTLQVNLLGTLHLLQALKARGFSGTFLYVSSGDVYGQVSESALPIDEHQPPCPRNPYAVSKLSAELLCLQWGMTEGWPVLVARPFNHIGTGQMDSFVVASAARQICRIKQGLQPAQLQVGDIDVTRDFLDVADVVSAYLALLAKGEPGQVYNICSGIEQSVRGLIEQLADLAQVPVQLIQDPARMRRAEQRRVCGSHARLHQTTGWAPELTTQQSLRAILSDWESRVRQE, encoded by the coding sequence TTGAAAAAGCGTCTGTTCGTTACAGGCCTGAATGGATTCGTCGGCCGTCATATCCAATCACGCCTGAACGCTGTCGACTCGCAGTGGCAACTGCTACCTGTTGCCCCGGCCTACGACCTGCGCGAGCCAAAAAGCCTCGAAGGCCTATGGCCAGAACTGCCCGATGCGGTGATTCACCTGGCGGGGCAAACCTTCGTTCCCGAAGCCTTCCGTGACCCGGCCAATACCTTGCAGGTCAACCTGCTGGGCACCCTCCACCTGTTGCAAGCACTCAAGGCTCGCGGCTTCAGCGGCACCTTCCTGTATGTCAGTTCAGGCGATGTGTATGGCCAGGTCAGCGAAAGCGCCTTGCCCATCGACGAACACCAGCCACCCTGCCCGCGCAACCCCTATGCAGTGAGCAAGCTCTCGGCAGAATTGTTGTGCCTGCAATGGGGCATGACCGAGGGCTGGCCGGTACTTGTCGCGCGCCCGTTCAACCACATTGGCACCGGGCAAATGGACAGTTTTGTCGTCGCCAGCGCCGCCCGGCAGATCTGCCGGATCAAACAAGGCCTGCAACCGGCGCAACTGCAGGTCGGCGATATCGATGTGACGCGCGACTTCCTCGACGTCGCGGACGTGGTGTCGGCCTACCTGGCCTTGCTGGCGAAGGGCGAGCCTGGGCAGGTGTACAACATCTGCTCCGGCATCGAGCAGAGCGTACGTGGCCTGATCGAGCAATTGGCCGACCTGGCCCAGGTCCCAGTGCAACTGATTCAAGACCCTGCGCGCATGCGCCGTGCCGAACAGCGTCGTGTCTGCGGCAGCCATGCCCGGCTGCACCAGACCACCGGCTGGGCGCCTGAACTTACAACACAACAATCCTTGCGGGCGATCCTGTCCGACTGGGAGTCACGGGTACGACAAGAATGA
- the gmd gene encoding GDP-mannose 4,6-dehydratase, whose product MTKSALITGITGQDGAYLAKLLLDKGYQVFGLVARRSSDSRWRLREMGVEGDIHYLDGDMADACSVQRAVIKSAPDEVYNLAAQSFVAASWDQPVTTGIVDGLGVTHLLEAIRQFSPHTRFYQASTSEMFGLIQAAQQDENTPFYPRSPYGVAKLYGHWITVNYRESFNLHASSGILFNHESPLRGIEFVTRKVTDAAARIKQGKQQELRLGNIDAKRDWGFAGDYVEAMWLMLQQDKADDYVVATGITTTVREMCQIAFDHVGLNYRDFVKIDPAFFRPAEVDVLLGNPAKAQRLLGWKPKTDLQTLIRMMMEADMKRVAKE is encoded by the coding sequence ATGACAAAAAGTGCACTGATCACAGGGATCACCGGCCAGGATGGCGCCTATCTGGCCAAACTGTTGCTCGACAAGGGCTACCAGGTTTTTGGCCTGGTCGCACGGCGCAGCAGCGACTCGCGCTGGCGCCTGCGGGAAATGGGTGTGGAAGGTGATATCCACTACCTGGACGGCGACATGGCCGACGCCTGCTCGGTGCAGCGCGCAGTAATCAAGTCGGCACCCGATGAGGTGTACAACCTGGCGGCGCAAAGTTTTGTCGCGGCGTCCTGGGACCAACCCGTGACCACTGGAATCGTTGACGGCCTGGGCGTGACCCACCTGCTTGAAGCGATTCGCCAGTTCAGTCCACACACCCGTTTCTACCAGGCCTCGACCAGCGAGATGTTTGGCTTGATCCAGGCCGCACAGCAGGACGAAAACACTCCGTTCTATCCACGCAGCCCCTACGGCGTGGCCAAGCTCTACGGCCACTGGATCACGGTCAACTACCGCGAAAGCTTCAACCTGCATGCCAGCAGCGGCATCCTGTTCAACCACGAATCGCCGCTGCGCGGGATCGAGTTCGTGACCCGTAAGGTCACCGACGCAGCCGCCCGCATCAAGCAGGGCAAACAGCAGGAACTGCGCCTGGGCAACATCGACGCCAAGCGCGACTGGGGTTTTGCCGGTGACTATGTCGAAGCCATGTGGCTGATGCTGCAACAGGACAAGGCCGACGACTATGTGGTTGCCACCGGCATCACCACCACGGTGCGCGAGATGTGCCAGATCGCCTTCGATCATGTGGGCCTCAACTACCGCGACTTCGTGAAGATCGACCCGGCGTTTTTCCGCCCGGCCGAAGTCGACGTGTTACTCGGCAACCCGGCCAAGGCTCAACGGCTGCTGGGCTGGAAACCGAAAACCGATTTGCAGACTTTGATCCGCATGATGATGGAAGCGGACATGAAACGCGTCGCCAAGGAGTAG
- a CDS encoding mannose-1-phosphate guanylyltransferase/mannose-6-phosphate isomerase gives MLIPVILSGGAGTRLWPVSREGHPKPFMTLPDGETLLGKTYRRAASLLGSHGDIVTVTNRDYYFQSKDHYQDAHLGHHRGHFVLEPMGRNTAPAIAAAALALQALHGNEAIMVVMPADHLIQNEEAFRAAVKHAVALAECGHLVTFGIVPTAPETGFGYIERGAPLDELGATRVAQFKEKPDLQTASHYLDSGNFLWNSGMFCFSVASVLAELQTHAPELLEQAGACLAASTLVEAGGCLQQELSASHFEQMSDISIDYALMERSDNVVVVPARFDWSDIGSWGAVSNLIAADAQNNRASGEALFIDSHNNFVQSDGRMVATVGVDNLIVIDTADAVLVAHADRAQDVRKVVKQLKDQEHESYRLHRTVSRPWGTYTVLEEGPRFKIKRIVVKPGAKLSLQMHHHRNEHWVVVEGMAKVTNNGSGSHLVAKNESTFIAAGHKHRLENPGVIDLVIIEVQSGEYLGEDDIVRFEDQYGRTV, from the coding sequence ATGCTGATACCTGTGATTCTTTCCGGCGGTGCCGGGACGCGCCTGTGGCCGGTTTCGCGTGAAGGTCACCCCAAGCCATTCATGACCCTGCCCGATGGCGAGACCCTGCTGGGCAAGACCTATCGGCGGGCGGCCTCGTTGCTGGGCAGCCACGGCGATATCGTCACCGTGACCAACCGCGACTATTACTTTCAAAGCAAGGATCACTACCAGGATGCCCACCTGGGTCATCACCGTGGTCACTTCGTGCTCGAGCCGATGGGCCGCAACACGGCCCCGGCGATTGCCGCAGCGGCGCTGGCCCTGCAGGCCTTGCACGGCAACGAAGCGATTATGGTGGTGATGCCAGCCGATCACCTGATCCAGAACGAAGAAGCTTTCAGGGCGGCGGTCAAGCATGCCGTGGCCCTGGCCGAGTGCGGCCACCTGGTGACATTCGGCATCGTCCCGACTGCCCCCGAGACCGGTTTCGGCTACATCGAGCGTGGCGCCCCGCTCGACGAACTTGGGGCGACCAGGGTCGCGCAGTTCAAGGAAAAACCCGACCTGCAGACCGCCTCCCACTACCTGGATAGCGGCAACTTCCTGTGGAACTCGGGCATGTTCTGTTTTTCGGTCGCCAGCGTATTGGCAGAGCTGCAAACCCACGCCCCCGAGCTGCTGGAACAGGCAGGTGCCTGCCTGGCGGCCAGTACCCTGGTAGAAGCCGGCGGCTGCCTGCAACAGGAACTCTCGGCGAGCCATTTCGAGCAGATGAGCGATATCTCCATCGACTACGCCCTGATGGAGCGCTCCGACAACGTGGTAGTGGTTCCAGCCAGGTTCGACTGGAGCGACATTGGTTCCTGGGGCGCTGTCAGCAACCTGATTGCCGCCGATGCGCAAAACAACCGCGCCAGTGGTGAAGCCCTGTTCATCGACAGCCACAACAACTTCGTGCAGAGCGATGGACGCATGGTCGCCACGGTGGGCGTGGATAACCTGATTGTCATCGACACCGCCGATGCGGTGCTGGTGGCCCACGCCGACCGCGCACAGGACGTGCGCAAGGTGGTCAAGCAGCTCAAGGACCAGGAGCACGAAAGCTACCGCCTGCACCGCACGGTGAGTCGTCCGTGGGGCACCTACACCGTGCTGGAGGAGGGCCCGCGCTTCAAGATCAAGCGCATCGTGGTCAAGCCCGGGGCCAAGCTGTCATTGCAGATGCACCATCACCGCAACGAACACTGGGTCGTGGTCGAAGGCATGGCCAAGGTCACCAACAACGGATCCGGTTCGCACCTGGTGGCCAAGAACGAGTCCACCTTCATTGCCGCCGGCCACAAGCATCGCCTGGAAAACCCTGGGGTCATCGACCTGGTCATCATTGAAGTGCAAAGCGGTGAGTATCTGGGAGAGGACGATATTGTCCGCTTCGAAGATCAGTACGGCAGGACAGTCTGA